One Bacillus solimangrovi DNA segment encodes these proteins:
- a CDS encoding phosphoenolpyruvate synthase, protein MKSTVLYFEELDQSSLAYVGGKGANLGEMTKAGFPVPRGFCITTLAFKEFISRSNEMNELLNELKALNIDDLQQLRKIGKRLREHMEQIELPLQIHKEIIEAWKRTGEDYCYAVRSSATAEDLPMASFAGQQDTYLNIYGETELLYYVRKCWASLFTDRAIAYRVKNKFSHDQVYLSVVVQRMVKPEMSGIMFTADPITGDRNVVSIDASFGLGEAIVSGIVSADLYKVKSGEIISKSLSEKKIAIMPLLNGGTETKELPVEKQKQQALSDQTILEAAKLGKEIENHYGSPQDIEFCVEDEDIFIVQSRPITSLYPLPDLPQQPLRVLISFGHIQMMTDAMKPLGISVLRTIFPKQMFLESGGRLFIDPTLFLQTKIGRKVFPKVLNNMDESISWAIEEFIQRPDFLKNSTTKKSMRPLFRQLRPIFKEVILKIFRQDPSLAKGHVEAVIENIAMTVRKDLKHKSGVPRLEAVNSHLEQMVGHISKIMANPMALIIAARVLQKMLYRLTGSDYEFNELTKSLPGNIMSEMGLEMGELADLLRELPEVEEYLKTAEDESFYEGLLVVKGGELFKKSLEVFIGKYGMRCAGEIDITRPRWRENPTLIVATILANKRNLKPNEHRAKFEQGLKEVEEAKHRIFEQIGSSGRNKIKQKYIARLIEVYRYMSGLREHHKHLITIVLDECKQALLIEANEMVDKGILQQVEDIYFLTLEEIIEMAKGTFKYNVMTLIKERKNQYAWHQTLIQPRVMTSEGEMITRTIRKGNFPAQALIGSPVSAGVVEGRARIVYKPEEANLNQGEILIANHTDPGWTPLFQTAIALVTEVGGLMTHGSVVAREYGIPAVFGVDDAMTKIKEGQWIRVDGNQGFVEIITDEE, encoded by the coding sequence ATGAAATCGACGGTATTATATTTTGAAGAGTTAGACCAGTCGAGTCTCGCTTATGTTGGAGGGAAGGGAGCGAACCTTGGTGAAATGACCAAAGCTGGTTTCCCAGTTCCAAGAGGATTTTGTATAACAACCTTAGCCTTTAAAGAATTTATTTCTAGAAGTAATGAAATGAACGAGTTATTAAACGAATTAAAAGCACTTAATATAGATGATTTACAACAGTTAAGAAAGATAGGTAAACGATTACGTGAACATATGGAACAAATTGAATTGCCGTTGCAAATTCACAAAGAAATTATCGAAGCGTGGAAGAGAACAGGTGAAGATTATTGTTATGCCGTAAGATCGAGCGCGACAGCAGAGGATTTACCAATGGCTTCATTTGCAGGGCAACAGGATACATATTTAAATATATATGGAGAAACGGAATTATTATATTATGTTCGTAAATGCTGGGCATCACTTTTTACAGATAGAGCGATTGCCTATCGAGTCAAAAATAAGTTTAGTCATGATCAAGTTTATTTATCAGTTGTCGTACAACGTATGGTGAAACCCGAAATGTCAGGAATTATGTTTACGGCTGATCCTATAACTGGAGATCGGAATGTCGTTTCGATAGATGCAAGCTTTGGCCTTGGTGAAGCAATTGTTTCAGGAATCGTATCTGCCGACCTTTATAAAGTAAAATCAGGAGAAATCATTAGTAAAAGTCTATCTGAAAAGAAAATAGCGATAATGCCACTTTTGAATGGTGGGACTGAGACGAAGGAGTTACCTGTAGAGAAACAGAAGCAGCAAGCTTTATCGGATCAAACCATTTTAGAAGCGGCTAAGCTTGGGAAGGAAATTGAAAATCATTACGGTTCTCCTCAAGACATCGAATTTTGTGTAGAAGATGAAGATATTTTCATCGTTCAAAGTCGTCCTATTACGTCCTTGTATCCATTACCTGATCTACCACAACAACCATTACGTGTATTAATATCATTTGGTCATATTCAAATGATGACAGATGCGATGAAACCATTAGGAATATCTGTTTTGAGAACGATATTTCCGAAACAAATGTTTTTAGAATCTGGTGGTAGACTCTTCATAGATCCAACACTCTTTTTACAAACGAAAATAGGTAGAAAAGTATTCCCTAAGGTGTTAAACAACATGGATGAATCGATTAGTTGGGCAATAGAAGAATTTATCCAGCGACCTGATTTCTTAAAGAACTCTACTACGAAGAAATCGATGCGACCTTTATTCCGACAACTACGTCCAATCTTTAAGGAAGTTATCCTTAAAATATTTAGACAAGATCCAAGCTTAGCAAAAGGTCATGTAGAAGCTGTCATCGAAAACATAGCGATGACTGTTCGAAAAGATCTAAAACATAAATCTGGAGTTCCTCGTTTAGAGGCTGTTAATTCCCATTTAGAACAGATGGTAGGACATATTTCAAAAATCATGGCGAATCCGATGGCATTAATTATTGCAGCGAGAGTCCTACAAAAAATGTTGTATCGACTGACTGGGAGTGATTATGAGTTTAACGAATTAACGAAATCATTGCCTGGGAATATCATGAGTGAAATGGGTCTTGAAATGGGAGAACTAGCTGATTTACTCCGAGAATTACCAGAGGTAGAGGAGTATTTAAAAACTGCTGAAGACGAGAGCTTTTATGAAGGATTATTAGTGGTTAAGGGTGGAGAGTTGTTTAAGAAATCATTAGAAGTATTTATTGGAAAATACGGGATGAGGTGTGCTGGAGAAATTGATATAACAAGACCACGCTGGAGAGAGAATCCCACGTTAATTGTAGCAACAATTCTAGCGAATAAGCGAAATTTAAAACCAAATGAACATCGAGCAAAATTTGAACAAGGATTAAAAGAAGTCGAAGAAGCAAAACATAGAATTTTTGAACAAATTGGTAGTAGTGGACGAAACAAAATAAAGCAAAAATATATAGCACGTCTAATAGAGGTCTATCGTTACATGAGTGGATTAAGGGAACACCATAAGCATTTAATTACGATCGTATTAGATGAATGTAAGCAAGCGTTACTAATAGAAGCAAATGAAATGGTGGACAAAGGAATCCTTCAACAGGTAGAGGATATCTACTTTTTAACGTTAGAAGAAATAATTGAAATGGCAAAAGGCACATTCAAGTATAATGTTATGACTTTAATCAAAGAACGAAAAAATCAATATGCATGGCATCAAACTTTAATTCAACCGAGAGTCATGACTAGCGAAGGTGAAATGATAACTAGAACAATTAGAAAAGGGAACTTCCCTGCACAAGCTCTTATTGGCAGTCCAGTATCAGCAGGTGTTGTAGAGGGAAGGGCACGTATCGTATACAAGCCTGAAGAAGCAAATTTGAATCAAGGTGAAATATTAATTGCTAATCATACCGATCCAGGTTGGACGCCATTATTTCAAACTGCCATAGCTTTAGTAACAGAGGTTGGAGGATTAATGACTCATGGCTCCGTTGTTGCAAGAGAATATGGGATTCCAGCTGTTTTTGGTGTAGATGACGCAATGACAAAAATAAAGGAAGGTCAATGGATTCGTGTCGATGGAAATCAAGGGTTTGTAGAGATTATTACGGACGAAGAGTAA
- a CDS encoding right-handed parallel beta-helix repeat-containing protein: MAIHVVPTDFPTVQGAIDDVGTVAGDSIQILAGTFDGFNVSKERLKIFGCGIGKTIIAGNPSPVTNDGISVNANQTILKGFSVQGFVNDGIEVNTDNNILVDIESKFNSDEGYEIDGENNLIINCLASFNDSDGFDLDTEHHCIINCNSSQNGDEGFEISGDFNKVIKNISTKNDTDGFDIDGDSSNTLFGNKAIKNFGEGIELNPESSNNNIIDNFICNNEGSGITLRVLDEFVSMQNVIDSNIVRNNGTDDTTAGILVEDSAIENIIRFNKAKNNIVNDIVAQGGIGTNVYDGNKCENSFPDGLCT, from the coding sequence ATGGCAATTCATGTAGTACCTACAGATTTCCCAACTGTTCAAGGTGCGATTGATGACGTGGGAACGGTAGCTGGAGATAGTATTCAAATCTTAGCTGGAACGTTTGATGGCTTTAATGTTTCGAAGGAACGTTTGAAGATATTTGGATGTGGGATTGGTAAGACGATTATAGCGGGTAATCCATCACCAGTAACAAATGATGGAATTTCAGTGAATGCTAATCAAACGATTCTGAAGGGATTTTCAGTTCAAGGTTTTGTGAATGACGGCATTGAAGTGAATACTGATAACAATATATTGGTTGATATTGAGTCAAAGTTTAACAGTGATGAAGGCTATGAAATTGATGGAGAAAATAATTTAATCATTAATTGTTTAGCTTCATTTAATGATTCTGATGGCTTCGACTTAGATACAGAACATCATTGTATTATTAATTGCAACAGTAGTCAAAATGGGGATGAGGGCTTTGAGATTAGTGGTGATTTTAACAAAGTAATAAAGAATATTAGTACAAAAAATGATACTGATGGTTTTGATATCGATGGGGATTCTTCTAATACGTTATTCGGTAATAAAGCGATTAAAAATTTCGGTGAAGGAATTGAGTTAAATCCTGAAAGTAGTAATAACAACATTATCGATAATTTTATATGCAACAACGAAGGAAGTGGAATAACGTTACGTGTACTTGATGAATTTGTATCTATGCAAAATGTCATCGATTCTAACATTGTCCGTAACAATGGAACAGATGATACAACGGCGGGTATCTTAGTTGAAGATAGTGCAATAGAAAACATAATCCGATTTAACAAAGCAAAAAATAACATTGTGAATGATATAGTCGCACAAGGTGGAATCGGAACAAATGTATATGATGGAAACAAATGTGAAAATAGTTTTCCTGATGGATTGTGTACATGA
- a CDS encoding MBL fold metallo-hydrolase, with product MAVKTTVLSENTVFGKLGAIAEHGWSIFLETEHGNYLFDTGQGKVLLNNARIFKKDLASIKGIILSHHHIDHTGGLLEAVKAVDSKLIDVYAHPEIFKDGYLIRSDYQHIGVPFSRSVLESNGANFKFNKEFTQIAPDIYLSGEVPRLTDFEFGDTDIVLKSHEGYIRDEVMDDQSIIIKTPKGLFVILGCSHAGIINILNYAIKMTGENRIHTVIGGTHLWPVSEVQKEKSIQALKEFRIERLGVSHCTGLKVSTRLAQEFGGRFFHCNVGTVVSV from the coding sequence ATGGCTGTTAAAACGACCGTTTTATCAGAAAACACTGTGTTTGGTAAATTGGGGGCTATTGCAGAGCACGGTTGGTCAATATTTTTAGAAACAGAACATGGAAATTATTTATTTGATACAGGGCAAGGAAAGGTGTTGCTCAATAACGCACGCATATTTAAAAAAGATTTAGCTTCTATTAAAGGCATCATTCTTAGCCATCATCACATCGATCATACTGGGGGTCTTCTGGAAGCTGTAAAAGCGGTTGATTCAAAACTTATAGACGTATACGCACACCCTGAGATTTTCAAAGATGGTTACTTAATTCGGTCAGACTATCAGCACATAGGGGTACCTTTTTCAAGGTCAGTACTTGAAAGTAACGGAGCTAACTTCAAGTTTAATAAAGAGTTTACGCAAATTGCTCCTGATATTTATCTGTCTGGTGAAGTGCCACGTTTAACGGATTTTGAATTTGGAGATACCGATATCGTATTAAAGTCACATGAAGGTTATATCAGAGATGAGGTAATGGATGATCAATCAATCATTATTAAAACTCCAAAAGGATTATTTGTAATTTTGGGGTGCTCTCATGCGGGTATTATTAACATTTTGAACTACGCAATAAAAATGACCGGTGAAAATAGAATACATACAGTCATTGGAGGAACTCATTTATGGCCTGTAAGTGAAGTTCAGAAAGAAAAGAGCATACAAGCTCTAAAAGAGTTTCGTATAGAACGTTTAGGCGTTTCGCATTGTACTGGATTAAAAGTTAGCACGAGACTTGCTCAAGAATTTGGAGGTAGATTCTTTCATTGTAATGTGGGTACAGTCGTATCGGTTTAA
- a CDS encoding rhodanese-like domain-containing protein, translated as MFKSALAYNGEELNNPSIVIVDLREDHLFQKEHIPSAINIPFSEIDTRYKELDRTKQIVFVCHTGSMGDESTKLLIKNGFKKVENLKGGMAQWTGPLTS; from the coding sequence ATATTCAAATCTGCACTTGCATATAATGGTGAGGAACTTAACAATCCAAGTATAGTAATTGTTGATTTAAGAGAAGATCATCTATTTCAAAAAGAACATATTCCAAGTGCAATAAATATTCCTTTCTCTGAAATAGACACTCGATACAAGGAACTTGATCGAACAAAACAAATTGTATTTGTTTGTCATACTGGATCTATGGGAGATGAAAGCACGAAGTTATTAATCAAAAACGGATTTAAAAAAGTGGAAAACTTAAAAGGTGGCATGGCTCAATGGACGGGTCCCCTCACTTCTTAA
- a CDS encoding C40 family peptidase, translating to MLKYMKFVHAATLVSLLLLVNETSVYAEEVDLTDVAQVEETIENTNIPELLIEESKKHLGSPYLFGGNSHEGFDCSGFSQYVFKELGIELPRTTGEQYNVGTEVGASNLIVGDLVFFETYKSGPSHLGIYIGNQEFIHSASTTGVAISNLDDPYYWKERYIGARRVIKD from the coding sequence TTGTTAAAGTATATGAAATTTGTACATGCAGCTACACTCGTATCACTGTTATTACTAGTTAATGAAACAAGTGTTTATGCTGAAGAGGTAGATTTAACAGATGTAGCTCAAGTAGAGGAAACTATCGAGAATACAAATATTCCTGAGTTACTAATTGAAGAATCGAAAAAACACCTTGGATCTCCATATTTATTTGGAGGAAACAGTCATGAAGGATTTGATTGTTCAGGTTTTTCTCAGTATGTCTTTAAAGAATTAGGAATAGAACTACCGAGAACGACTGGTGAACAATACAATGTTGGTACAGAAGTAGGGGCATCAAACCTTATAGTAGGTGATCTTGTTTTTTTTGAAACATACAAATCTGGTCCTTCTCATTTAGGTATATACATAGGTAACCAAGAATTCATTCATTCTGCATCTACAACAGGTGTAGCTATTTCAAATTTGGATGATCCGTATTATTGGAAAGAACGTTATATAGGAGCAAGAAGAGTAATAAAAGACTGA
- a CDS encoding DMT family transporter has protein sequence MAWLFLIMGGIMEIGWAFGLKYSEGFTNLPVSIVTIILMILSFWSFSKSLKFLPVSTAYAIFAGIGAFGTAFVGMMFMGDPFSITKVVLLLVLISCIVGLKLVSTENQTEEGR, from the coding sequence ATGGCATGGTTATTTCTCATTATGGGAGGAATTATGGAAATAGGGTGGGCTTTTGGTTTGAAATATTCAGAGGGCTTCACTAACCTCCCTGTTTCAATTGTTACTATTATATTGATGATATTAAGTTTTTGGAGCTTTTCAAAATCGTTAAAATTTCTTCCAGTATCTACAGCTTATGCTATATTTGCTGGAATCGGAGCATTCGGAACAGCTTTTGTTGGAATGATGTTTATGGGAGACCCATTTAGCATAACTAAAGTGGTATTGCTCTTAGTATTAATCAGTTGCATCGTTGGTTTGAAATTAGTATCTACTGAAAATCAGACAGAGGAGGGGAGATAA
- a CDS encoding DMT family transporter has protein sequence MSWVFLITAGLFEIVGVMLLKLSEGFTKVKYTIGFALNLGLSFFLLSLSLEEIPISVGYGIWTGIGAAGSVLMGMILFKESKDVKKLVLVAGIIISIVGLKLVS, from the coding sequence ATGAGTTGGGTGTTTCTTATTACTGCTGGATTATTTGAAATAGTAGGAGTTATGTTGCTTAAACTCTCAGAGGGTTTTACAAAGGTCAAATATACGATCGGGTTTGCTTTAAACTTAGGGTTGAGTTTTTTCCTTCTATCATTATCTCTCGAAGAAATTCCTATTAGTGTTGGCTACGGTATTTGGACAGGAATCGGTGCTGCGGGAAGCGTGTTGATGGGAATGATTCTTTTTAAAGAGTCTAAAGATGTTAAAAAGTTAGTATTAGTTGCTGGAATAATTATTAGCATTGTTGGCCTTAAATTAGTATCATAA
- a CDS encoding TetR/AcrR family transcriptional regulator, translating into MNKGEKTKQKILNSALLLFSTKGYEETSLNDIASNVEIKAPSIYAHYSSKEDLFEKVAEYVMADYIEFIKSRVPHLNSLPTKEKFYDLLVELNKYFYKTDFGLFLKKYGMIPPEKFKELLNEKYSESENVIKEILYKILDEDTTENFIDKQTIVTSFLCILDGTLFYLINFSYEEYERRLEQTWKVFWNGILQ; encoded by the coding sequence GTGAATAAGGGAGAGAAGACGAAACAAAAAATATTAAACAGTGCGTTATTATTGTTTTCAACTAAAGGATATGAAGAAACATCTCTTAATGATATAGCATCAAATGTAGAGATAAAGGCTCCTTCAATCTATGCTCACTATTCTAGTAAAGAAGATTTGTTTGAAAAGGTAGCAGAGTATGTCATGGCTGATTATATAGAGTTTATTAAAAGTCGAGTACCACATTTGAATTCTTTACCAACAAAGGAAAAGTTTTATGATTTGTTAGTGGAATTAAATAAATACTTCTATAAAACAGATTTCGGTCTTTTCTTAAAGAAGTATGGAATGATTCCGCCAGAAAAATTCAAAGAGCTTCTAAATGAAAAGTATTCTGAATCAGAAAATGTAATTAAAGAGATTTTATATAAAATCCTAGATGAAGATACAACCGAGAACTTTATTGATAAACAAACAATCGTCACATCCTTCTTGTGTATATTAGATGGAACTTTGTTTTACTTAATCAATTTCTCTTACGAAGAATATGAAAGAAGATTAGAGCAAACTTGGAAAGTATTTTGGAATGGAATCCTTCAGTAA
- a CDS encoding sigma-70 family RNA polymerase sigma factor: MEGYEMQSFEILLKQYEPLLRTQMKKLNLCKDYDFYYQCGCIALWQAYSRYDPTKGRFSTYAFSTVRGMLLSELRTQIKYEQRFKSSDGIAQHAIHYDEYEALILIDIEQLCEELTDKQATWLKKVVLEKKTVQQIAIEAHTTSKCVRSWREEALKKLRKKDVLTLE, from the coding sequence ATGGAAGGATATGAAATGCAGTCTTTTGAAATCTTGTTAAAACAGTATGAACCGTTGTTGAGAACTCAAATGAAGAAGCTCAACCTATGTAAAGACTACGACTTCTATTATCAATGTGGATGCATCGCTCTTTGGCAAGCATACTCTCGTTACGATCCAACGAAAGGTCGCTTCTCTACTTATGCGTTCTCAACTGTACGTGGAATGCTACTGTCAGAATTAAGAACACAAATAAAATATGAACAACGGTTTAAATCGAGTGATGGGATAGCACAACATGCTATTCATTATGATGAATACGAAGCACTAATTCTCATCGACATCGAACAACTATGTGAAGAACTAACCGATAAACAAGCAACATGGCTAAAAAAAGTTGTTCTCGAAAAGAAAACCGTTCAACAAATTGCGATTGAAGCTCATACTACTTCTAAATGTGTACGATCTTGGCGAGAAGAAGCATTGAAGAAATTACGTAAGAAGGATGTACTCACACTTGAGTAA
- a CDS encoding DUF6254 family protein — protein sequence MTQSKRQKARQFRKRKDAQNPHGKVKSFKELENEARE from the coding sequence ATGACTCAATCAAAACGTCAAAAAGCTCGTCAATTCCGCAAACGAAAAGATGCCCAAAACCCGCATGGAAAGGTTAAATCATTCAAAGAACTTGAGAACGAAGCACGGGAATAA
- a CDS encoding YolD-like family protein, producing the protein MEGVGSFKYNTIELPTHIAPLKDILRKKRTTSKPNLDEQEMQEIIDTIQQAIHKQAFVHLTYFENNQYRLLIGKINELSLSSRTLTVNDAFSVRTTLSLANIIYVTFA; encoded by the coding sequence ATGGAAGGTGTCGGATCGTTCAAATACAATACAATCGAATTACCAACACATATTGCCCCATTAAAAGATATTTTGCGAAAAAAAAGAACAACATCGAAACCAAATCTTGACGAGCAGGAGATGCAAGAAATCATTGATACGATCCAACAAGCTATACATAAGCAAGCATTTGTACATCTTACTTATTTTGAAAACAATCAATATCGACTATTAATTGGGAAAATTAATGAGCTTTCTTTGTCATCAAGAACATTAACAGTTAATGATGCTTTTTCAGTCAGAACTACTTTATCCCTCGCTAATATTATCTACGTAACTTTCGCATAA
- a CDS encoding TrmB family transcriptional regulator → MEEKVMLELQKHGFSKYECKAYIGLLKAPAITGYELSKRSSVPRSMIYEVLGKLLDKGAIQTIPSDPILYKPVSPKQLISRLKEEMNQSLELLDEALPMLESDQKIDVVTRIKQHEHIIQEMRTMIQTANNELWLSIWSPIVKEIEPFIREKEDTIPIFTVLFGADDLTLGHTYHHNYMSPDIVSKRMGGYLTILIRDEEEALIAKFSDSGSEWAIKSTDPALVLIATEYIRHDIMVEEVTNAFGPEKLDLLWKAREDLIHVMTGKKAEK, encoded by the coding sequence ATGGAGGAAAAGGTAATGTTAGAGTTACAAAAACATGGCTTTTCAAAATATGAATGCAAAGCATATATTGGGTTGTTGAAAGCACCAGCCATTACGGGATATGAATTAAGTAAGCGATCTAGTGTCCCACGTTCAATGATTTATGAAGTGTTAGGGAAATTACTTGATAAAGGGGCAATACAAACGATACCATCTGATCCGATTTTGTATAAACCAGTATCGCCGAAGCAACTGATTTCACGTCTTAAGGAAGAGATGAACCAGTCGTTGGAATTACTTGATGAGGCATTGCCTATGTTAGAAAGTGATCAAAAAATTGATGTTGTAACGAGAATTAAACAACACGAGCATATTATTCAAGAGATGCGTACGATGATTCAAACTGCAAACAACGAATTGTGGTTATCCATTTGGTCGCCAATTGTGAAAGAGATTGAACCTTTCATTCGTGAAAAGGAAGACACTATCCCAATCTTTACAGTACTATTTGGAGCAGATGATCTCACATTAGGACATACATATCATCATAATTACATGTCTCCTGATATTGTGAGTAAACGAATGGGTGGTTATTTGACCATTCTCATTCGAGACGAAGAAGAAGCGCTCATTGCAAAATTTAGTGATAGTGGCTCTGAATGGGCAATAAAATCAACAGATCCTGCGCTCGTTCTAATTGCAACTGAATACATCCGACATGACATCATGGTTGAGGAAGTAACAAATGCATTCGGACCCGAAAAGCTTGATTTATTATGGAAGGCAAGAGAAGATTTGATTCATGTTATGACTGGGAAAAAGGCTGAGAAATAA
- a CDS encoding right-handed parallel beta-helix repeat-containing protein, which produces MAIHVVPTEFATVQEAIDDVGTMAGDSIQILAGTFDGFNVDKERLKIFGCGVGKTIIAGNPGLGNDGVVVNANQTTLQGFTVQGFTGFGVMLNANFNVLKELESNFNGSNGLEIEGESNFITHCTGSNNEADGISTGNLGDHNCMTSCNSIQNKDDGFDIRGLNNKFLFNLAKENVSDGFELSTDGDSMAILFGNKFLKNVLDGINDVSSPNCNIISNLVCNNGQSGIFVGAFFSVFDSNIVRNNGTSGAGSGILVADIFAVDNTIRFNKLKLNMPDDIEAEGNAINVNTFDGNKCESSSPPGLCT; this is translated from the coding sequence ATGGCGATACATGTTGTGCCAACCGAGTTTGCAACGGTGCAAGAAGCAATTGATGATGTGGGAACAATGGCTGGTGATAGCATTCAAATACTTGCTGGTACCTTTGATGGCTTTAATGTAGATAAGGAACGATTGAAGATCTTTGGTTGTGGGGTTGGCAAGACGATTATAGCTGGTAATCCAGGATTAGGAAATGATGGCGTCGTTGTGAATGCAAACCAAACAACGTTGCAAGGGTTTACCGTACAAGGATTTACTGGTTTTGGTGTAATGCTGAATGCAAATTTCAATGTACTGAAGGAGCTTGAATCGAATTTTAATGGTAGTAACGGATTGGAAATAGAAGGAGAAAGTAATTTTATCACTCACTGTACTGGATCTAATAATGAAGCTGATGGAATCAGTACTGGTAATCTAGGAGATCATAACTGTATGACTAGCTGTAATAGTATTCAAAACAAAGACGATGGCTTTGATATCAGAGGTCTAAATAATAAGTTTCTATTTAATTTAGCAAAAGAAAATGTTAGTGATGGCTTCGAACTTAGTACTGATGGTGATAGTATGGCGATCCTTTTCGGTAACAAATTTCTTAAGAATGTTCTTGATGGTATTAATGACGTATCTAGTCCGAATTGTAATATTATTTCCAATTTAGTATGTAATAATGGACAAAGTGGTATTTTCGTAGGTGCTTTTTTCAGTGTATTCGATTCAAACATTGTACGTAACAATGGTACGAGTGGAGCGGGGTCTGGGATTTTAGTTGCTGATATATTTGCTGTGGATAATACGATTCGTTTCAATAAATTAAAGCTTAATATGCCAGATGATATTGAGGCGGAAGGTAACGCTATTAACGTTAACACCTTCGATGGAAACAAATGTGAGAGTAGTTCACCTCCTGGGTTATGTACGTGA
- a CDS encoding right-handed parallel beta-helix repeat-containing protein: protein MTIRVVPTEFMTVQDAIDASSAGDSIQILAGTFDGFNVDKERLKIFGCGIGKTIIAGNSSPLSDNGIDVSSNQTILKGLTVQGFSEGDGEGIEITSNNNVLKEIEVKFNGDGFELRGNNNLIINCVTLFNDDDGFDIFTNTAHNCIIHCTSSNNKNNGFEITDESHTFLKNIAIDNTNDGFDVSDPFNTLFQNKSIRNGRDGISVFNNSNNIIGNISCNNVSNGIRIDASEDENVIDSNIVRRNGNDVTTAGILVESGSMDNVIRFNKVKNNIEIDIEAEGGVGTNIYDENKCESSSPGGLCT from the coding sequence ATGACGATACGTGTTGTTCCTACCGAATTTATGACTGTTCAGGATGCGATCGATGCTTCAAGTGCGGGTGATAGCATTCAAATTTTAGCTGGAACGTTTGATGGGTTTAACGTAGATAAGGAACGATTGAAGATCTTTGGGTGTGGAATTGGGAAGACAATAATTGCTGGAAATTCATCACCCCTAAGTGACAATGGAATCGATGTGAGTTCGAATCAAACAATATTGAAGGGATTAACGGTTCAGGGGTTTAGTGAAGGGGACGGTGAAGGAATTGAAATAACTTCAAATAATAATGTGTTAAAAGAGATAGAGGTTAAATTCAATGGTGATGGTTTTGAACTACGTGGCAACAATAATTTAATCATTAATTGTGTGACTTTATTTAATGATGATGATGGGTTCGATATTTTTACGAATACAGCTCACAACTGTATTATCCATTGTACTAGTTCTAATAATAAAAATAATGGTTTTGAAATAACAGATGAAAGTCATACATTTTTGAAGAATATTGCGATTGACAACACCAATGATGGGTTTGATGTAAGTGACCCATTCAATACCCTTTTTCAAAATAAATCTATAAGAAATGGGCGAGATGGAATTTCTGTATTTAACAATAGCAATAATATTATAGGGAATATTTCATGCAATAATGTATCAAATGGAATTAGAATAGATGCTTCCGAGGATGAGAACGTCATCGATTCCAACATCGTCCGTCGTAACGGTAATGATGTTACAACTGCGGGTATTCTTGTCGAAAGTGGATCAATGGATAACGTTATCCGATTTAATAAAGTTAAAAACAACATTGAAATAGATATCGAGGCGGAAGGTGGAGTTGGAACAAATATTTACGATGAAAATAAATGTGAAAGTAGTTCTCCAGGTGGATTGTGTACGTAA